In one window of Candidatus Hydrogenedentota bacterium DNA:
- a CDS encoding helix-turn-helix domain-containing protein has product MSKKKRAVSAFEQIKSGLEDSIAYSRGELSLPTITMTLPEPPPKTNAKKIAALRRNLRMSQTVFAATLNVSKKTVQSWEQGLRSPSDASLRLLQIIRRRPDVIDTIVSNG; this is encoded by the coding sequence ATGAGCAAGAAGAAGCGCGCAGTATCGGCCTTTGAGCAAATCAAATCGGGACTGGAAGACAGTATCGCCTACTCGAGGGGCGAACTGTCCCTGCCAACGATTACCATGACACTTCCTGAACCCCCGCCCAAAACCAATGCGAAGAAAATCGCGGCGCTCCGGCGCAATCTGCGCATGTCTCAAACCGTATTCGCGGCAACCCTCAACGTGTCGAAGAAGACCGTGCAAAGTTGGGAACAGGGATTGCGCTCTCCGAGCGACGCTTCGTTGCGCCTACTTCAAATCATCCGGCGCAGGCCAGACGTGATCGACACAATCGTGTCGAACGGTTGA
- a CDS encoding ATP-binding cassette domain-containing protein, with amino-acid sequence MTDILSLDSIGFVRDSRTILNCVSWTVRRGEHWAILGANGSGKTTLLKIVTGYEWASEGTLDVLGNRFGETDVRALRRHVGWVSASIEQRLPADDDALDVVLSGIDASLGLYRHFDRDERNAALAALAGVGGDHLAHRKFGVLSQGEQQRVLIARALAARPALLLLDEPCAGLDPAARHHFLRDIGNLAQTPTAPALVLVTHHIEEIGPWINRVLILARGAVLAQGTPEETLTAPILSEAFAAPCEVTFEHGSYRLDVKP; translated from the coding sequence GTGACGGACATCCTCTCCCTCGATTCGATCGGCTTCGTCCGGGATAGCCGCACTATTCTTAATTGCGTCTCGTGGACCGTGCGGCGGGGCGAACATTGGGCCATTCTCGGCGCGAACGGTTCCGGCAAGACGACGCTGCTCAAAATCGTCACCGGATACGAATGGGCTTCGGAAGGCACGCTCGATGTGCTGGGGAACCGGTTCGGCGAGACCGACGTCCGCGCGTTGCGCCGGCACGTCGGGTGGGTCAGCGCGTCGATCGAACAGCGCTTGCCCGCCGACGACGATGCACTCGACGTCGTTCTGTCCGGTATCGATGCGTCGCTCGGTCTGTATCGCCACTTCGATAGGGACGAACGGAACGCAGCGCTTGCAGCACTGGCCGGCGTCGGCGGCGACCACCTCGCGCACCGGAAGTTCGGCGTTCTGTCGCAAGGGGAACAACAGCGCGTTCTCATCGCGCGGGCGCTCGCCGCGCGTCCGGCCCTGTTGTTATTGGACGAACCCTGCGCGGGCCTCGACCCGGCGGCGCGGCACCACTTCTTGCGCGACATCGGAAATCTTGCGCAAACACCCACCGCGCCCGCGCTCGTCCTCGTCACCCATCACATCGAGGAAATTGGACCGTGGATTAACCGGGTCCTAATCCTCGCGCGTGGCGCCGTACTGGCCCAGGGCACGCCCGAAGAAACGCTCACGGCGCCGATTCTGTCGGAAGCTTTCGCCGCGCCATGCGAGGTAACCTTCGAACACGGCTCGTACCGGCTGGACGTGAAACCCTAA
- the thpR gene encoding RNA 2',3'-cyclic phosphodiesterase → MRCFLAIELPESVTERLGHLAARLRRCPVRASWVRPEHMHLTLRFIGDADDASVSTIVSNLRGAFDSVRPFELHAQGVGAFQNPRKPSVIWAGIGPLTGPLENVQAICEVAAQSAGIAPEPKPFHPHITLARVKDFRPPAELTQAIERERGFTAGEFAVSAVSLLKSELTPRGPVYTRLEEFRFA, encoded by the coding sequence ATGCGCTGCTTTCTCGCTATAGAACTACCCGAAAGCGTCACCGAGCGGCTGGGACATCTCGCGGCGAGGCTGCGGCGGTGTCCCGTCCGCGCGTCATGGGTCCGTCCCGAGCACATGCATCTCACCTTGCGCTTTATAGGCGACGCGGACGACGCAAGCGTTTCGACGATTGTCTCCAATCTCCGCGGCGCGTTCGACAGCGTCAGACCATTCGAGTTGCACGCCCAGGGCGTCGGCGCGTTCCAAAACCCGCGCAAACCGAGCGTGATCTGGGCCGGTATTGGCCCGTTGACCGGGCCGCTGGAAAACGTCCAGGCGATCTGCGAAGTGGCGGCCCAATCCGCGGGAATAGCGCCCGAGCCCAAACCTTTTCACCCGCATATCACGCTCGCGCGCGTAAAAGACTTCCGCCCGCCCGCCGAACTGACGCAGGCCATCGAGCGCGAGCGGGGATTCACCGCGGGTGAATTCGCCGTCTCCGCCGTGTCATTATTGAAGAGTGAATTGACGCCGCGCGGGCCCGTCTACACGCGGCTGGAGGAGTTCCGTTTCGCGTGA
- a CDS encoding GntR family transcriptional regulator, producing MSNDARYSVNFDSPLAVYTQIENQILFDVASGRLKAGDRAPSGRDLALMLGVNPNTVMKAYRDLELCGIVESRRGVGVTITEKAPKLARDRAGALVTEHLREAVAECVAVGIKPAQIRSLAADTITKSQGPYRKR from the coding sequence ATGTCTAACGATGCCCGGTATTCCGTCAACTTTGACAGCCCACTCGCGGTATACACACAAATCGAGAACCAAATCTTGTTTGACGTCGCGTCGGGGCGCCTGAAGGCAGGCGATCGCGCGCCGTCCGGCAGGGATTTGGCGCTGATGTTGGGTGTAAACCCCAACACGGTCATGAAGGCGTACCGCGACCTTGAACTATGCGGTATCGTCGAATCGCGCCGAGGCGTGGGCGTTACGATAACAGAGAAGGCCCCGAAACTTGCCCGCGACCGCGCAGGCGCTTTGGTAACGGAACATCTGCGCGAGGCGGTCGCCGAATGCGTAGCAGTCGGGATCAAACCGGCGCAGATTCGCTCGCTGGCGGCCGACACGATCACCAAGAGCCAGGGGCCCTACCGAAAACGTTGA
- a CDS encoding ABC transporter substrate-binding protein has protein sequence MQRTYFSWAAAALGCAFVLFFLWPVRSGTVLAVFVPPAPGADPEWEAVQQGRTVITYWNRAQGHEFDMHKELVDEFNKSQDRIYVHSISIGWRIEKLLTAISSGAPPDVCSMDQQALAQLAPQGCFIPLEEWMAKQPNMSKEDFFPHMYEAVYIDGHVYGIPTTTDVYCLLWNKAAFRKAGLDPERPPKTLKELEEYAQKLTVRNASGGIEQIGFLPWLPWDFTYMWGNFFGGKWFDPDNSIVVAAQDPNIVRSLEWQRSWIRDPADPNPAPYSLDKDVAQAFYNGFSAGGAYFSATNPFYTGKVAMIHEGEWQCTFVPKYAPNLEWGVAPIPQPEGAPPMCYSGSCVLDGVPAGSKHEKEALEFLAWFYSQRPDGRPSPASDFAYMIHNVTGRRSEAAQERFSGDPKFRVFVNELMTKPAVYYPSIPVGRQFADECQKAREYVMFGAKEPEQALADSQRMVNADWDRVRETKVAKTP, from the coding sequence TTGCAGAGGACGTATTTCTCCTGGGCAGCCGCCGCGTTGGGGTGCGCGTTTGTTCTGTTCTTTCTCTGGCCCGTGCGGTCGGGTACGGTTCTCGCCGTATTCGTCCCGCCTGCTCCCGGCGCAGACCCCGAGTGGGAGGCCGTTCAACAGGGCCGCACGGTCATCACCTATTGGAACCGTGCGCAAGGCCACGAATTCGATATGCACAAAGAACTCGTGGACGAGTTCAATAAGAGCCAGGACCGGATTTACGTTCACTCCATCAGCATCGGGTGGCGCATCGAGAAGCTGTTGACGGCCATTTCAAGCGGCGCCCCGCCGGACGTGTGCAGCATGGATCAGCAAGCGCTCGCCCAACTCGCGCCCCAAGGGTGCTTTATTCCGCTCGAGGAATGGATGGCCAAGCAGCCGAACATGAGTAAGGAAGACTTCTTCCCGCACATGTACGAGGCGGTCTACATCGACGGCCACGTTTACGGTATTCCGACGACAACGGATGTCTACTGCCTGTTGTGGAACAAGGCTGCATTCCGTAAAGCGGGGCTCGATCCCGAACGCCCGCCGAAAACGCTGAAGGAGCTCGAGGAGTATGCGCAAAAGCTGACTGTGCGCAACGCGTCGGGCGGCATTGAGCAAATTGGATTCCTTCCCTGGCTGCCCTGGGACTTCACCTACATGTGGGGAAACTTCTTCGGAGGAAAGTGGTTCGATCCGGACAACTCCATCGTCGTCGCCGCGCAGGACCCGAATATCGTCCGCTCGCTCGAATGGCAGCGGAGCTGGATTCGCGACCCCGCCGATCCAAACCCGGCTCCGTATTCGCTGGACAAGGACGTGGCGCAGGCGTTCTACAACGGGTTCTCCGCGGGCGGGGCGTACTTCAGCGCGACCAATCCGTTCTATACCGGCAAGGTCGCGATGATCCACGAGGGCGAATGGCAGTGCACGTTCGTTCCGAAGTACGCGCCGAATCTCGAATGGGGAGTCGCGCCGATCCCGCAGCCGGAAGGCGCCCCGCCGATGTGCTATTCGGGATCATGTGTGCTTGACGGCGTTCCGGCTGGGAGCAAACACGAAAAGGAAGCGCTCGAATTCCTGGCGTGGTTTTATTCGCAACGGCCGGACGGCCGGCCGTCGCCCGCGAGCGATTTCGCGTACATGATCCACAATGTGACGGGCCGGCGGTCGGAGGCCGCTCAGGAACGCTTCAGCGGCGATCCGAAGTTCCGCGTGTTCGTCAACGAACTCATGACGAAGCCGGCCGTGTATTACCCGTCGATTCCCGTGGGGCGTCAGTTTGCGGACGAATGCCAGAAAGCGCGCGAATACGTGATGTTCGGCGCCAAAGAGCCGGAGCAGGCCCTGGCGGACTCGCAGCGCATGGTGAACGCGGATTGGGACCGCGTTCGCGAAACCAAGGTGGCGAAGACGCCATGA
- a CDS encoding protein-L-isoaspartate(D-aspartate) O-methyltransferase, protein MVESQLMARRIVDERVLDAMRAVPRHAFIPEPLRRHAYEDHPIEIGHGQTISQPYMVAVMTQLLELDPSDRVLEIGTGSGYQTAILASIASHVTSVERIPPLADRAAERLRNLEYSNIEVVTGDGTLGWRDGAPYDAIVVTAAAPSVPLSLREQLAEGGRLVCPVGPRELQYLVRVVRHGGSFHEDESVKCVFVPLIGAEGWPG, encoded by the coding sequence ATGGTCGAGTCGCAACTCATGGCGCGGCGAATTGTCGACGAGCGCGTCCTCGATGCGATGCGCGCCGTCCCGCGCCATGCCTTCATCCCCGAACCGCTGCGCCGGCATGCGTACGAAGACCATCCGATCGAAATCGGCCACGGCCAGACCATCTCGCAGCCCTACATGGTCGCCGTGATGACCCAGTTGCTGGAACTCGATCCGTCGGACCGCGTGCTCGAAATCGGCACCGGCAGCGGATACCAAACTGCCATCTTGGCGTCCATCGCGTCGCACGTTACCTCCGTCGAGCGCATCCCGCCTCTCGCCGACAGGGCCGCCGAACGGTTGAGAAATCTCGAGTACTCGAACATCGAAGTGGTAACGGGCGACGGCACCCTCGGCTGGCGCGACGGCGCGCCGTACGACGCGATTGTCGTGACCGCCGCGGCGCCTTCCGTGCCGCTGTCCCTGCGGGAGCAACTGGCCGAAGGCGGACGGCTCGTCTGCCCGGTTGGTCCGCGCGAACTTCAGTATCTGGTGCGCGTGGTCCGGCACGGCGGAAGCTTTCATGAAGACGAGAGCGTGAAGTGCGTGTTCGTACCGCTCATCGGCGCGGAAGGCTGGCCAGGCTAG
- a CDS encoding glutamine synthetase: protein TAMVVCDTYDHHGHLVDIAPRTLLRKQIEKAKKLGFVVKAAPELEFFLFRETLEGSRAKDYRDLEPMSRYISDYSIFRSSMDEWIIGPMRRNLAEAGIEVECNKAEWGHGQFEINLVYGDVLPIADKHVIFKTAVREMAALNGVQATFMAKWDSKHSGNGAHIHMSLWKQGKNAFPDPKGEHGMSATMRHFLGGMMHLAKDLQLFYMPNINSYKRIEDLSFAPSNVTWGGDNRTSSFRVAGQGKSMRLENRIPGADANAHLIYAAMLASGLHGIEHKLEPVGPFVAANAYELPNPPKLHRTLTEATDAFSKSKAARQLLGDPVVDHYTQIARWEIGEYNKYVTDWERRRYFELI from the coding sequence ACCGCGATGGTCGTGTGCGACACCTACGACCACCACGGCCACCTCGTCGATATCGCGCCGCGCACCCTGCTCCGCAAACAGATCGAGAAGGCCAAGAAGCTGGGTTTCGTGGTCAAGGCCGCGCCCGAACTCGAATTCTTCCTCTTCCGCGAGACCCTCGAAGGTTCGCGCGCAAAAGACTACCGCGACCTCGAACCCATGTCTCGTTACATATCCGACTACTCCATCTTCCGCTCGTCCATGGACGAATGGATCATCGGCCCGATGCGCCGAAACCTTGCCGAAGCCGGCATCGAAGTCGAGTGCAACAAGGCCGAATGGGGCCACGGCCAGTTCGAGATCAATCTCGTCTACGGCGACGTGTTGCCCATCGCGGACAAGCACGTCATCTTCAAGACCGCCGTCCGCGAAATGGCCGCGCTCAACGGCGTGCAGGCGACCTTCATGGCGAAGTGGGACTCGAAGCACAGCGGCAACGGCGCGCACATCCACATGAGCCTGTGGAAACAGGGCAAGAACGCCTTCCCCGATCCCAAGGGCGAGCATGGCATGTCCGCCACCATGCGCCACTTCCTCGGCGGCATGATGCACCTCGCGAAAGACCTGCAACTCTTCTACATGCCGAACATCAATTCGTACAAGCGCATCGAAGACCTGTCGTTCGCGCCCAGCAACGTCACGTGGGGCGGCGACAACCGCACCTCCTCGTTCCGCGTCGCCGGCCAGGGCAAGTCGATGCGCCTCGAAAACCGCATCCCCGGCGCCGACGCCAACGCGCACCTCATCTACGCCGCCATGCTCGCGTCCGGCCTCCACGGCATCGAGCACAAACTCGAGCCCGTCGGCCCCTTCGTCGCCGCCAACGCCTACGAACTTCCCAACCCGCCCAAACTCCACCGCACCCTGACCGAAGCCACTGACGCCTTTTCGAAAAGCAAGGCCGCCCGCCAACTCCTCGGCGACCCCGTCGTCGACCACTACACCCAAATCGCCCGCTGGGAAATCGGCGAATACAACAAATACGTAACCGACTGGGAACGCCGCCGCTACTTTGAGTTGATTTGA
- a CDS encoding carbohydrate ABC transporter permease: MVTYEGKSGIELRDEEDKKVILVDGQELSVWPSDVAVQQDIGFHWQNYPRAFDTMNFWINLRNTLFICVSVVIGTVISCSLVAYSFSRIDWPGRDALFIAVLATMMLPYEVTLVPLFVLYKHLGWTGSFKPLIIPAFFGTPFYIFLLRQFFMGIPRDLSAAARIDGCSELGIFMNVIVPLSKPALATTALFMFLFQWADFLNPLIYLQDDRQYTLAIALQQFQSTHESEWGPLMAMSTVITVPIIVLFFLTQRMFIQGITMTGLKG; this comes from the coding sequence ATGGTCACGTACGAGGGCAAGTCCGGAATCGAACTCCGTGACGAAGAGGATAAGAAGGTCATTCTGGTCGACGGACAGGAATTGTCCGTCTGGCCGTCGGATGTCGCGGTTCAGCAGGATATCGGGTTTCATTGGCAGAACTATCCACGGGCGTTCGACACAATGAACTTTTGGATCAATTTGCGCAATACCCTTTTTATCTGTGTGTCAGTGGTAATCGGCACGGTAATTTCGTGCTCGCTGGTGGCCTACAGTTTTTCGCGGATAGATTGGCCGGGGCGCGACGCGCTCTTCATCGCAGTCCTCGCGACCATGATGCTTCCCTACGAAGTGACGCTCGTGCCGCTGTTTGTGCTCTATAAACACTTGGGCTGGACCGGGAGCTTCAAACCGCTGATCATCCCCGCATTCTTCGGCACCCCGTTCTACATATTTCTGTTGCGCCAGTTTTTCATGGGCATCCCGCGCGACTTGTCGGCGGCCGCCCGCATCGACGGGTGCAGCGAGTTGGGCATTTTCATGAACGTAATCGTTCCGTTGTCGAAGCCCGCTCTGGCAACGACCGCGCTGTTCATGTTTCTGTTCCAGTGGGCGGACTTTCTCAATCCGCTCATTTATCTGCAGGACGATCGCCAGTACACGCTCGCGATCGCGCTGCAACAATTCCAGAGCACCCACGAGAGCGAGTGGGGGCCGCTCATGGCCATGTCCACCGTCATTACCGTTCCGATCATCGTGCTGTTTTTCTTGACACAGCGCATGTTCATTCAGGGGATTACGATGACCGGCCTGAAGGGCTAG
- a CDS encoding fumarylacetoacetate hydrolase family protein has product MKIGVVRLESESAVALEVDGRWFDFTRAYRIYELMERQRLGMPVRDVLELLRMGLVDPSALSPILAEFRRHSIVDKCALTGPLSFELPYRPGKIVAIGRNYAAHAAETGHDVPKEPIFFSKAPTSCIGPDQAIVIRPAYGRVDHEGELAVVIGRTAKDISPADARACIAAYALVNDVTAREMQREDIAAGHPWFRSKSLDTFCPFGPYLVLRDALPWPLEVDIECAVNGEVRQKSNTRHFIFKLPELIAYVSRFVTLEPGDVLSTGTPEGIAALHPGDVVEVRVPEIGVLRNTVLGVR; this is encoded by the coding sequence GTGAAAATTGGCGTAGTTCGTCTCGAAAGCGAGTCTGCCGTAGCGCTTGAGGTTGATGGCCGTTGGTTCGATTTTACGCGCGCCTACCGAATATACGAACTGATGGAACGGCAACGGCTCGGCATGCCGGTGCGCGATGTGCTCGAATTGCTGCGCATGGGATTGGTCGATCCGTCCGCGCTTTCCCCGATCCTTGCGGAGTTCCGCCGGCATTCGATCGTTGACAAGTGTGCGCTGACGGGACCGCTCAGCTTCGAATTGCCGTATCGTCCCGGAAAGATCGTCGCCATCGGCCGCAACTATGCGGCGCACGCCGCGGAAACCGGCCACGATGTTCCCAAAGAGCCCATATTCTTCTCGAAGGCGCCGACGTCCTGCATCGGTCCTGACCAGGCGATCGTGATACGGCCGGCGTATGGACGCGTCGATCACGAGGGGGAACTGGCGGTCGTCATCGGCCGCACGGCCAAGGATATTTCGCCCGCGGATGCGCGGGCGTGTATCGCGGCGTACGCGTTGGTGAACGACGTGACGGCACGCGAGATGCAACGGGAGGACATCGCTGCCGGCCACCCGTGGTTCCGGTCTAAGAGTCTCGATACGTTTTGCCCGTTCGGGCCGTACCTCGTGCTGCGCGACGCCCTGCCCTGGCCGCTGGAAGTGGACATCGAGTGTGCGGTGAACGGCGAAGTCCGGCAAAAGAGCAACACGCGCCACTTCATTTTCAAATTGCCCGAACTGATCGCGTACGTCTCGCGGTTCGTCACACTCGAGCCGGGGGACGTGCTGTCCACCGGTACTCCGGAAGGTATCGCGGCACTCCACCCCGGCGACGTCGTCGAGGTGCGTGTACCGGAAATCGGTGTCCTTCGCAATACCGTGCTTGGAGTTCGCTGA
- a CDS encoding MFS transporter, whose translation MTTSFASGVVMFSIMGFILLTLFGGYAIYFPELFPTKLRATGTGFCYNVARYVSAFAPLLFGKLSGLYGPQKAALFVSVIFILGLLVIPMAPETKGKKLPE comes from the coding sequence ATGACAACTTCCTTTGCGAGCGGCGTGGTCATGTTCAGCATCATGGGCTTCATACTGCTCACGCTTTTTGGTGGTTACGCAATTTATTTTCCCGAGTTGTTTCCGACAAAGCTGCGCGCGACGGGCACCGGGTTTTGCTACAACGTCGCCCGGTACGTCTCTGCGTTCGCGCCGCTGTTGTTCGGTAAGTTGAGCGGCCTGTACGGACCGCAAAAGGCGGCCCTTTTCGTTTCGGTCATTTTCATCCTCGGGCTCCTCGTGATTCCGATGGCGCCCGAGACGAAGGGCAAGAAATTGCCGGAGTAG
- a CDS encoding MFS transporter gives MTDVLFGKKKWTDGLTGYHWLVLVVVSLGWMFDTMDQWLYVAARQPALKDLVGPEGTPEQLKTLGGIVNGVFIFGWATGGFLFGMVGDKLGRTMTMAITVLVYAVFTGLSGLATNWEMFAFFRFLTGLGIGGEFAAGAALVAEVFPDHARPVALGIMQACSAIGNILAGVISLTVFQTIGSEDNWRYIFFVGFVPALLVFIIRLFVREPEQWHAAKQEAKSGDIKLGSIAALFSDRELRSHTIVGVCLAAVGVVGFWGIGTFSLDFLRGLVNPESAPELRGQADKFASYAIMIQNAGAFFGILTWAWFAQRIGRKPTFAVAFTACAIVVPLTFNISDSPAVVLCMVAIMGFFLTSLFGGYAVYFPELFPTRLRATGTGFCYNVARYISISGPWTFGILSAKLGFGWSAALMSIVFLLGLLVLPFAPETRGKRLPS, from the coding sequence GTGACGGACGTACTGTTTGGGAAGAAGAAATGGACGGACGGGCTGACGGGATACCATTGGCTTGTCCTGGTGGTCGTGTCGCTGGGCTGGATGTTCGACACGATGGACCAGTGGCTATACGTGGCCGCGCGACAACCGGCATTGAAGGACCTGGTCGGACCGGAAGGCACGCCGGAGCAATTGAAGACACTCGGCGGGATCGTAAACGGCGTCTTCATATTCGGTTGGGCCACAGGCGGGTTTCTGTTCGGCATGGTGGGGGACAAGCTCGGGCGCACGATGACCATGGCCATTACGGTGTTGGTGTACGCCGTGTTCACCGGCTTGAGCGGACTCGCGACGAATTGGGAGATGTTCGCGTTCTTCCGGTTTCTCACCGGGCTGGGAATCGGCGGCGAGTTCGCCGCGGGCGCCGCGCTTGTGGCGGAGGTGTTTCCGGACCACGCGCGGCCGGTCGCGTTGGGAATCATGCAGGCGTGCTCGGCCATTGGCAACATTCTGGCGGGTGTGATCAGCCTTACGGTGTTCCAGACAATTGGCAGCGAAGACAATTGGCGATACATTTTCTTCGTTGGCTTTGTGCCGGCGCTGCTCGTTTTCATCATTCGACTGTTCGTGAGAGAACCGGAGCAGTGGCACGCCGCGAAGCAGGAAGCTAAGAGCGGCGATATCAAGCTTGGTTCCATCGCGGCGCTGTTCTCGGATCGCGAGTTGCGAAGCCATACCATTGTCGGCGTGTGTCTGGCGGCAGTCGGCGTTGTCGGGTTCTGGGGCATTGGTACGTTCTCGTTGGACTTCCTGCGGGGCCTGGTTAACCCGGAGAGTGCGCCGGAATTGCGGGGCCAAGCCGATAAGTTCGCGAGTTACGCCATCATGATTCAGAACGCGGGCGCGTTTTTCGGCATATTGACGTGGGCGTGGTTCGCGCAGCGTATCGGCCGCAAGCCCACCTTCGCGGTGGCGTTTACCGCCTGCGCGATCGTCGTGCCGCTAACGTTCAACATCTCGGACTCGCCGGCCGTTGTCTTGTGCATGGTCGCGATCATGGGGTTCTTCCTTACGTCGTTGTTCGGCGGATACGCGGTGTACTTTCCCGAGTTGTTTCCGACGCGGCTGCGCGCGACGGGCACGGGGTTCTGTTACAACGTCGCCCGGTATATCTCGATCTCCGGTCCGTGGACCTTCGGGATACTCAGCGCAAAACTCGGATTCGGTTGGTCGGCGGCGCTCATGTCGATCGTGTTCCTGCTGGGCCTCCTGGTGCTACCGTTCGCGCCGGAGACGCGCGGAAAGCGTTTGCCGAGCTAG
- a CDS encoding sugar ABC transporter permease produces MTKSARRDLRNGLLFASPYIIGFLAFTLYPFGASVYYSFCSFNAIDPPVWTGLANYRQMLSDGYLHTSLYNTFYYTLGSVPIGIALSILLAVFLNQKLTGMSAYRTVFFLPTIVPIVATSVLWLWVFNAESGLLNGVLRQVGVEWLLARAGLPLPNWLSDENWAMPSLILMSFWGIGGAVVIFLAGLAEVPQSLYEVAEIDGAGPIRKFWNVTLPMITPTILFNLVMGLIGAFQYFTQVYVMTAGTGGPANSTLVYALYLYQKAFNYLNMGYASAMGWMLFVVVLACTMGVMYTSKRWVHYHGE; encoded by the coding sequence ATGACCAAGTCCGCTCGCCGAGATTTGCGCAATGGACTGCTCTTCGCGTCGCCCTACATCATCGGGTTTCTGGCGTTTACGCTGTACCCGTTTGGAGCGAGCGTTTACTACAGCTTTTGCAGCTTTAACGCGATCGATCCGCCCGTGTGGACGGGACTCGCCAACTACCGCCAAATGCTGTCCGATGGCTATCTGCATACGTCGCTGTACAACACGTTCTACTACACGCTCGGGTCGGTGCCCATCGGCATAGCACTCAGCATTCTGTTGGCGGTATTTCTCAATCAGAAGCTGACCGGTATGTCCGCCTACCGAACGGTCTTTTTTCTGCCCACGATCGTGCCGATCGTCGCCACGTCCGTGTTGTGGCTGTGGGTGTTCAATGCCGAAAGCGGACTGCTAAACGGCGTGCTGCGCCAAGTCGGCGTCGAGTGGCTGCTCGCGCGGGCCGGCCTCCCGCTGCCCAACTGGCTTTCCGACGAAAATTGGGCCATGCCATCTCTCATCCTCATGAGCTTTTGGGGCATTGGCGGGGCCGTCGTGATCTTCCTGGCGGGCCTTGCCGAAGTCCCGCAGTCGCTCTACGAAGTGGCGGAAATAGACGGCGCCGGCCCGATACGAAAATTCTGGAACGTCACGCTCCCGATGATCACCCCAACGATTCTTTTCAACCTGGTCATGGGGCTTATCGGCGCATTCCAGTATTTCACCCAGGTGTACGTCATGACGGCGGGCACGGGCGGGCCGGCGAATTCGACGCTCGTGTACGCGCTCTATCTCTACCAGAAGGCATTCAATTACCTGAACATGGGCTATGCGTCCGCGATGGGGTGGATGCTATTCGTAGTCGTACTCGCGTGCACGATGGGCGTGATGTATACGTCGAAGCGATGGGTCCACTACCATGGCGAATAA
- a CDS encoding YggT family protein: MSIDLGAMIGSAIYSGFTLYMLLILVRWLGPYIELDFYDTRLRWIARAVDPLLRAIRGIVPAVGPMDVGPLIAVLLLWLIRTVAIDIVTPPV; encoded by the coding sequence GTGAGCATCGATTTGGGCGCAATGATCGGCAGCGCCATTTACAGCGGCTTCACGTTGTACATGCTGCTGATCCTGGTTCGGTGGCTCGGTCCATACATCGAACTCGATTTCTACGACACGCGGCTGCGCTGGATCGCGCGCGCCGTGGACCCCTTGCTCCGCGCGATTCGCGGTATCGTGCCCGCGGTGGGCCCGATGGACGTCGGCCCGCTCATCGCAGTACTCCTACTTTGGTTGATCCGCACGGTCGCGATCGACATCGTGACCCCGCCGGTGTAA